In a genomic window of Aerosakkonema funiforme FACHB-1375:
- a CDS encoding sensor domain-containing diguanylate cyclase: protein MCSAIRDITQRRQVEEALLQSEARLRLALEAAGMGTWDWNILTNEVMYSEQLRQMFGLPPGSDRLTQEAFLDAVHPEDRKYVSQTIARALGKGVEYALEFRVICPDGTVYWIGNKGQVYYDENGKPIRTIGVAMDITSRKQAEADLRESEERWQLALRGNNDGIWDWNVKTNEVFFSGRWKSMLGYEDSEIANHLDEWAKRVHLDDIHSATAAIKDHFAKKTPFYISEHRVLCKDGTYKWILDRGQALWDEEGNPIRMTGSHTDITERKRSEEELRWKAALLRSMTAASPLAFYVVDNCNDAILYFNHRFCQIWGIEHLEEQMQRGELKSNDIIAHCLPAVLDVQPFTEFCKPLQSEENRAVVEDEIAFIDGRIIRRFSAQIRDESDRYFGRLYIFEDVTQRKQIEEALYQANEQLKASVDRLEQRNQEIVQLGELSDVLQACLTVEEAYSAIAKLVEPLFPNMTGGIFITSPSRKLVEMVASWGTSLVSQQMFLPNECWALRRGREHLVADAHSGLLCKHIHSHPAESLCVPMMAQGEAIGMLHLSTQEEGQLTQAKQILARTVSEHIAMALANLKLRETLQHQSIRDALTGLFNRRYLEESLEREIHRSKRKQQSLGIIMLDVDHFKQFNDTFGHDAGDAVLRELGLLLQKHIRASDIACRYGGEELTVILPETSLEDTKKRAEQLRLAVKHLSVQHHGQLLGAITFSLGVAVFPDCGNTGEEIIQAADAALYRAKKQGRDRVVTAV from the coding sequence ATGTGTTCGGCGATTAGAGATATCACCCAACGCAGGCAGGTAGAAGAAGCACTCCTCCAGAGCGAAGCGCGACTCAGACTAGCCTTAGAAGCTGCCGGTATGGGTACGTGGGATTGGAACATATTAACTAACGAAGTGATGTATTCCGAGCAACTGAGGCAGATGTTCGGTCTCCCCCCAGGAAGCGATCGTCTCACTCAGGAAGCCTTTCTTGATGCGGTTCATCCTGAAGACCGCAAATATGTTTCCCAAACTATCGCTAGAGCGCTGGGGAAAGGGGTAGAATACGCGCTAGAATTTAGAGTCATTTGTCCGGATGGGACAGTGTATTGGATAGGCAACAAAGGCCAAGTTTACTATGATGAAAACGGCAAACCCATCCGGACGATCGGTGTAGCGATGGATATTACCTCGCGCAAGCAAGCAGAAGCAGATCTGCGAGAAAGCGAAGAACGCTGGCAACTAGCTTTGCGCGGCAACAATGATGGCATTTGGGACTGGAACGTTAAAACAAATGAAGTTTTCTTTTCTGGTCGGTGGAAGTCAATGCTCGGTTATGAAGATTCGGAAATAGCAAACCATTTAGATGAATGGGCAAAACGAGTTCATTTAGACGATATTCACTCAGCGACAGCAGCAATTAAAGACCATTTTGCCAAAAAAACACCCTTTTATATTTCCGAACATCGCGTTTTGTGCAAAGACGGAACGTACAAATGGATTTTGGATCGCGGTCAAGCACTTTGGGATGAAGAGGGAAACCCTATCCGAATGACAGGTTCTCATACTGATATTACAGAGCGCAAACGCTCAGAAGAGGAACTGCGCTGGAAAGCAGCTTTGCTGCGATCGATGACTGCGGCTTCACCGTTGGCGTTTTACGTTGTCGATAATTGCAACGATGCTATTCTTTATTTCAATCATCGCTTTTGCCAAATTTGGGGGATCGAACACCTAGAAGAACAAATGCAGCGAGGCGAACTTAAAAGCAACGATATTATTGCCCATTGCCTGCCTGCGGTGCTGGATGTGCAGCCATTTACGGAGTTCTGCAAACCACTTCAGAGCGAGGAAAACCGAGCTGTTGTTGAAGATGAAATTGCTTTTATTGATGGGCGAATCATCCGTCGCTTTTCCGCCCAAATTCGCGACGAGTCGGATCGCTACTTCGGTCGTCTCTATATTTTTGAAGATGTCACTCAACGCAAGCAGATCGAAGAAGCACTCTACCAAGCTAACGAACAACTGAAAGCTTCCGTAGATCGACTCGAACAACGCAATCAAGAGATTGTTCAACTAGGCGAACTGAGCGACGTTTTGCAAGCGTGCTTGACAGTAGAAGAAGCTTACAGTGCGATCGCGAAATTGGTGGAACCCCTCTTCCCTAATATGACTGGTGGCATCTTTATCACCAGTCCTTCGAGAAAACTCGTCGAGATGGTTGCTAGCTGGGGCACATCGCTTGTCAGCCAACAGATGTTCTTACCCAATGAATGCTGGGCTTTGCGGCGCGGTAGAGAACATTTGGTTGCAGACGCTCACAGCGGTTTGCTGTGCAAACATATTCACTCCCACCCAGCTGAATCCCTGTGTGTCCCTATGATGGCGCAGGGAGAAGCGATCGGTATGCTGCATTTGAGTACGCAAGAGGAAGGACAGCTCACACAAGCCAAACAGATATTAGCGCGTACAGTATCGGAACATATCGCGATGGCATTGGCGAATTTAAAATTGCGCGAAACTCTACAACACCAGAGTATTCGCGACGCCCTGACGGGTCTTTTCAATCGGCGTTACCTGGAAGAATCTCTAGAGAGAGAAATACATCGATCTAAACGCAAGCAGCAATCTCTAGGAATTATAATGCTCGACGTTGACCACTTTAAGCAATTTAACGACACATTCGGTCATGATGCCGGCGATGCGGTGCTGCGGGAATTGGGTTTATTGTTGCAAAAACACATTCGCGCTTCCGATATTGCCTGTCGTTACGGGGGCGAAGAGTTAACTGTGATTTTGCCGGAAACTTCTTTAGAAGATACCAAAAAGCGAGCCGAACAACTGCGGCTAGCAGTTAAGCACCTTTCCGTGCAACATCACGGTCAGTTGTTGGGTGCGATTACATTCTCGCTGGGGGTAGCAGTTTTTCCAGATTGCGGTAACACCGGAGAGGAAATTATTCAGGCGGCAGATGCCGCTTTGTATCGCGCCAAAAAACAGGGGCGCGATCGCGTGGTAACAGCCGTCTAA
- a CDS encoding NF041680 family putative transposase codes for MIQADKLKAFRQAAYQHLTRAKDATFELTDAILLTRHAYSLADLSLSPVFRRSWPSIYEALQDCRPQRNKLMRLYIQQMPKDARPILAGDHTNWSRPDAHTLQERTIEHQATAVYGNRPITLGQGYSTLAWIPEAEGSWALPLRHERITSWENPIDKAVWQLKQACKYLPQRPISLWDSEYGCAPFILKTALIPADKLIRLRSNLCLWATPPVYGGKGRPRLHGDKFKLNDSTTWTQAIEIVELEHPQLGQLRISLWKDLHFRASPHQPMQLIRVERLDQLYSWKMPSPLWLIWIGEQMPPLTEIWQLYLRRFGVDHWYRLAKQRLHWTLPKLSTPKQCERWSDLMPMITWELWLAREIVQDRPLPWQKRLTKLTPGRVAQAMPGLLAAIGTPADSPKLRGKSPGWPTGQQRPPRTRYPIVKKGFSRTKKSSKT; via the coding sequence ATGATTCAAGCTGACAAACTAAAAGCTTTTCGTCAAGCCGCTTATCAACATCTCACGAGAGCCAAAGATGCCACCTTTGAGTTAACTGATGCCATCTTGCTCACCCGTCATGCTTACTCTTTGGCAGACCTGTCATTATCGCCAGTATTTCGACGCAGTTGGCCAAGTATCTATGAAGCTTTACAAGATTGTAGGCCACAACGCAACAAGCTGATGCGACTGTACATCCAACAGATGCCAAAAGATGCACGCCCCATATTAGCAGGTGACCACACAAATTGGTCACGACCAGATGCTCACACACTGCAAGAAAGAACGATTGAACACCAAGCAACTGCCGTTTATGGGAATCGACCGATTACCCTTGGTCAGGGATATAGTACTTTAGCTTGGATACCAGAGGCGGAAGGTAGTTGGGCACTACCGTTAAGACATGAACGGATTACCAGTTGGGAAAATCCCATCGATAAAGCAGTATGGCAACTCAAACAAGCCTGTAAATATTTACCCCAAAGGCCGATTTCTTTGTGGGATAGCGAATATGGATGTGCCCCTTTTATCCTCAAAACAGCTTTGATTCCCGCAGACAAATTAATCCGACTTCGTTCTAATTTATGTTTATGGGCTACACCACCAGTTTATGGTGGTAAGGGTCGTCCTCGCCTACATGGAGATAAGTTTAAACTTAATGATTCCACCACTTGGACACAAGCAATTGAAATAGTAGAATTAGAGCATCCTCAATTAGGACAATTACGAATTAGTTTGTGGAAAGACTTACATTTCCGAGCTTCTCCACACCAACCGATGCAACTGATTAGAGTCGAGCGGCTTGACCAATTGTACTCTTGGAAAATGCCATCGCCTTTATGGTTGATTTGGATAGGCGAACAAATGCCACCATTAACTGAAATCTGGCAGTTGTACTTACGACGCTTTGGAGTTGACCATTGGTATCGTTTGGCCAAACAACGTCTTCATTGGACTTTACCGAAGTTGAGTACACCCAAGCAATGTGAGCGATGGAGTGATTTGATGCCAATGATTACTTGGGAACTTTGGTTGGCACGCGAAATAGTCCAAGATAGACCTTTACCTTGGCAAAAACGGTTGACCAAATTAACTCCTGGTCGCGTCGCCCAAGCTATGCCTGGGCTTTTAGCGGCGATTGGTACACCTGCTGATTCTCCTAAACTCCGTGGAAAATCTCCCGGCTGGCCTACCGGACAACAAAGGCCACCTCGTACTCGTTATCCCATTGTTAAAAAAGGCTTTTCTCGAACCAAAAAAAGCTCGAAAACTTAA
- a CDS encoding SMP-30/gluconolactonase/LRE family protein has translation MARIICSSLSRISAKRSRDDRNQLPPIFEHSTEEIVPAKTIAEFPVNTFLENIAINAEGKFFITSYESGQIYQLTANGESSLLATIDGNAAGIALAPDGNLLVAGNNGKTPAVFRISRDGAIEILVTITDAIFLNGMTYLTGDRYLIADSYKGAIWEVNIAEKTANIWLQHERLARGNPKHPFPAVNGLKIYGNALYASNTQRQHLVRIPLLDNYAPVTPELFITNVNIDDFAFDASGNLYGTTHVYNSVVRISIDGKVTTIAKAEQGMTGSTALAFGRTESDRAAIYVTTNGGMSLPPTTGVGKALVVRLEVGIEGLVMQP, from the coding sequence TTGGCTAGAATAATTTGCAGTTCCTTATCTAGAATTTCTGCAAAACGGAGTCGAGATGACCGTAACCAATTACCACCAATTTTTGAGCATAGTACTGAAGAAATTGTCCCAGCCAAAACAATTGCTGAATTTCCCGTTAATACTTTTTTAGAAAATATTGCCATTAATGCTGAGGGGAAATTTTTTATTACCAGTTACGAGTCAGGCCAGATTTATCAATTGACAGCTAATGGTGAATCCAGTCTGTTGGCGACAATTGATGGAAATGCTGCTGGTATTGCCTTGGCTCCTGATGGTAATTTACTGGTAGCAGGGAATAATGGCAAAACTCCTGCTGTTTTTCGCATCAGTCGGGATGGCGCAATCGAGATTTTGGTGACAATTACCGATGCTATATTCTTAAATGGGATGACTTATTTAACAGGCGATCGCTATTTAATTGCTGACTCCTACAAAGGCGCAATCTGGGAAGTTAACATCGCCGAAAAAACTGCTAACATTTGGTTGCAGCACGAACGATTAGCGCGAGGAAATCCCAAGCATCCTTTCCCCGCAGTTAACGGACTGAAAATTTACGGTAATGCCCTCTACGCTTCTAATACTCAGCGCCAACATTTAGTGCGGATTCCACTGTTAGATAATTATGCACCAGTCACACCAGAGTTATTTATAACTAACGTTAACATTGATGATTTCGCTTTCGATGCGAGTGGCAATTTGTACGGCACAACTCACGTTTATAACAGCGTCGTGCGAATTTCAATTGATGGGAAAGTAACGACTATTGCTAAAGCAGAACAGGGGATGACTGGCAGCACGGCTTTAGCATTTGGACGCACCGAAAGCGATCGTGCGGCAATTTACGTCACTACTAATGGTGGCATGAGTCTGCCTCCTACCACTGGAGTTGGCAAGGCGTTAGTAGTGCGCCTTGAGGTAGGTATTGAAGGATTGGTAATGCAGCCATAA
- a CDS encoding alpha/beta hydrolase domain-containing protein, which produces MVIDGIHHQAGPTGWLPIVQSGTGPTSSAIGVPTPGNPDLRGVVEEPLSLTDFVRVLTERGETIPRSIFTVMSLDYYILRASLFRTGASGTQDLPLPDAARIYDVAGGAHAIIPAPGCLRDRGKLDWRPIVRAVLLHLDRWVKDNVAPPPNQLMPLAANPDNSSVLQAPVHLPTAVVQIPKLDIDGNPIGGIRLPDLAVPLGTHGSPNAPESDFSCFISGSFVPFAGSVTERLANGDDRLSLQERYADPQQYLSLLSDAANQLVKEGFLLDDDRLMILSDRHWT; this is translated from the coding sequence TTGGTTATTGACGGTATCCATCACCAAGCCGGGCCAACTGGATGGCTGCCAATCGTACAGTCCGGGACTGGCCCAACTTCTAGCGCGATCGGCGTTCCTACTCCTGGAAATCCCGATTTGCGAGGTGTTGTCGAAGAACCGCTCTCCCTTACCGACTTCGTGCGAGTTTTGACCGAACGCGGGGAGACAATACCGCGATCGATTTTTACTGTGATGTCGCTAGACTACTACATTTTGCGGGCATCTTTATTTCGCACGGGGGCAAGTGGAACTCAGGATTTACCCCTACCGGATGCAGCCAGAATTTATGATGTTGCCGGAGGCGCTCATGCCATTATTCCCGCACCAGGTTGTCTGCGCGATCGCGGTAAACTGGACTGGCGACCGATCGTGCGTGCGGTACTGCTGCATTTGGATCGCTGGGTAAAGGATAATGTTGCCCCACCACCAAATCAGTTGATGCCACTAGCTGCCAATCCAGATAATTCTTCGGTTTTACAAGCTCCGGTTCACCTTCCTACAGCAGTTGTTCAAATTCCCAAACTGGATATTGATGGCAATCCCATTGGCGGTATTCGATTACCGGATTTGGCAGTTCCTCTGGGTACTCATGGCAGTCCCAACGCACCGGAAAGCGACTTTAGCTGTTTTATTAGCGGGTCTTTTGTGCCATTCGCTGGGAGTGTTACTGAACGTCTGGCCAATGGTGACGATCGGCTTTCTTTACAAGAACGTTATGCCGATCCCCAACAGTACCTCTCTCTCCTGAGCGATGCAGCTAACCAACTGGTTAAAGAGGGTTTTTTGCTAGATGACGATCGACTGATGATTTTGAGCGATCGCCATTGGACATGA
- a CDS encoding ATP-binding protein, which produces MLSLNSLLTKDAIKHIIPRLSIAKKIGYGYSLAIGIAVLGTTVGLVIGDYYQNQAREQLKIADRQQHLLSDLENAVGVVRSHPQKLVTILGESIWFDYESAKFLGDVERVKVLLSEFESFLNSRPINLAIKSDDLTALLKDYEVNIESYNQLIKSLWQQIDPPNLQAGQIQVAQQQILTFIRSKRATELSVKFDRLSESLTKLKEIAASQQSFANARLEQAELLRRQIIVTSMLLSMAIAVALALITSRAIARPLEAVTQVARAIVLESNFALRSPVTTDDEVGLLATSLNQLVQWIGEYTHELELARQTLEKRVEERTQELTNTLQELQQTQAQLIQTEKMSSLGQLVAGIAHEINNPVNFIYGNLKHASNYIDNLLELIYLYQQHYPEPIPTIQEKIEEIDIDFLIDDLPKILLSMKVGSERIRAIVLSLRNFSRLDESEMKLVNIHEGIENTLLILNNRLKRGIQVIKEYGDLPLVECYPAQLNQVFLNILANAIDALSEPQNSKQQAKENFSPTIIIRTEKVDCNYVRVGIRDNGPGIPSEVIAKLFDPFFTTKPIGKGTGLGLSISYQIVKKHRGKIEAISELGQGTEFVLMLPLTFVT; this is translated from the coding sequence GTGCTGAGTTTGAACTCTTTATTAACCAAAGATGCTATCAAACATATTATTCCTCGCTTGAGTATAGCCAAAAAAATTGGCTATGGCTATTCCTTGGCTATTGGAATAGCGGTTTTAGGAACAACTGTTGGGCTAGTAATTGGAGATTACTACCAAAACCAGGCTAGAGAGCAATTAAAGATCGCCGATCGGCAGCAGCATCTCCTCAGCGATTTAGAAAATGCGGTTGGCGTAGTGCGATCGCATCCCCAGAAGCTTGTAACGATACTGGGAGAGTCAATCTGGTTTGACTACGAAAGTGCCAAATTTTTGGGAGATGTGGAGCGAGTTAAGGTACTGTTATCGGAATTTGAATCTTTTTTAAATAGCCGTCCTATTAACTTAGCAATAAAATCTGATGATTTAACAGCTTTATTGAAAGATTACGAAGTTAATATTGAATCATACAACCAGTTAATTAAATCTCTGTGGCAACAAATCGATCCACCTAACTTGCAAGCAGGACAAATTCAAGTAGCGCAGCAACAAATATTGACTTTTATCAGAAGCAAAAGAGCCACAGAACTAAGTGTTAAGTTCGATCGACTTTCAGAGAGTTTAACTAAACTCAAAGAAATCGCCGCAAGCCAACAGAGCTTCGCCAACGCTCGGCTCGAACAAGCCGAGTTATTGAGGCGACAAATTATTGTGACAAGTATGTTGCTGTCAATGGCGATCGCCGTAGCGTTAGCACTCATTACCAGTCGTGCGATCGCTCGTCCCTTAGAAGCGGTAACTCAAGTTGCCAGAGCGATCGTTTTGGAGTCCAATTTTGCTCTTCGCAGTCCAGTTACAACAGACGATGAAGTAGGGTTATTAGCAACTTCCTTAAATCAGCTAGTGCAATGGATCGGAGAATATACCCACGAACTAGAATTAGCTCGTCAAACACTAGAAAAGCGAGTAGAAGAACGGACGCAAGAACTGACAAACACGCTCCAAGAACTTCAACAAACCCAAGCTCAACTTATTCAAACTGAAAAAATGTCGAGTTTGGGACAGCTGGTTGCTGGCATCGCTCATGAAATTAACAACCCTGTCAACTTTATCTATGGCAACCTCAAACACGCTAGTAATTATATTGACAATTTGCTGGAATTAATTTATTTATATCAACAGCATTACCCCGAGCCAATTCCTACAATTCAAGAGAAAATTGAAGAGATAGATATAGACTTTTTAATAGACGATCTACCAAAAATTCTGTTATCGATGAAGGTAGGCTCTGAGCGGATTAGAGCAATTGTGTTATCATTGCGAAACTTTTCTCGTCTGGATGAATCTGAGATGAAGCTAGTTAATATTCATGAGGGAATCGAAAATACGTTATTAATTTTAAATAATCGTTTGAAACGAGGTATTCAGGTTATTAAAGAGTATGGCGATCTACCTTTAGTTGAGTGTTACCCAGCACAATTGAACCAGGTATTTTTAAATATACTGGCTAATGCTATTGATGCCTTGTCAGAACCACAAAACTCAAAACAACAGGCAAAAGAGAACTTTTCGCCAACGATTATAATTCGGACAGAAAAGGTAGATTGTAACTATGTCCGAGTAGGAATTCGGGATAATGGGCCGGGAATTCCATCAGAAGTCATCGCCAAGCTATTTGACCCTTTCTTCACCACGAAACCAATTGGCAAAGGTACTGGTTTGGGGCTGTCGATTTCCTATCAAATCGTTAAAAAGCACAGGGGTAAAATTGAAGCGATCTCTGAGTTAGGACAAGGGACAGAATTTGTGCTTATGCTACCGCTCACGTTTGTTACTTAG
- a CDS encoding PhnD/SsuA/transferrin family substrate-binding protein, with translation MKRRHFFYYCLFLIAGCTATKTSNGRVSNENTGNYLQKLRFTVTDAQNLEELERDYGELRIALEQVLEKKIEFVPVESYVAAAAALQSDRVDFVLTGPSEYVVMRARTNAVPVIGITRPNYRTVICVSANSKIGSVKELKGKKIAMWEIGSTSGHLGPTKLLIDAGLNPKSDLKILMLGSKGLPALRKGEVDAWGGSAVKCEKFLQDEGLSENTLPIIAKGPLLPDDLFVVNSKLNYDLVAEISDRMVKNKDKLLQSLLSVAEGKYKGSKLVPANDSDYNMVREVYKTIGQGNFIQ, from the coding sequence ATGAAACGTCGCCACTTTTTCTATTACTGCTTATTCTTAATTGCAGGCTGTACAGCCACAAAAACCTCTAATGGTAGAGTTAGCAATGAGAATACGGGAAATTACCTACAAAAGCTTCGATTTACAGTCACAGATGCTCAAAACCTTGAAGAATTAGAGCGCGATTATGGAGAATTACGGATAGCACTAGAGCAGGTATTAGAAAAGAAAATTGAGTTTGTTCCTGTGGAAAGCTATGTGGCAGCAGCAGCAGCATTACAGTCAGATCGGGTGGACTTCGTTCTCACTGGGCCTTCAGAATATGTGGTTATGCGTGCCAGGACAAATGCAGTTCCTGTGATTGGCATCACCCGACCAAACTATCGCACAGTCATTTGTGTTTCAGCAAACAGCAAGATTGGTTCTGTCAAGGAATTAAAAGGTAAAAAAATTGCTATGTGGGAGATAGGTTCTACTAGCGGTCATCTCGGCCCAACAAAACTATTGATTGATGCTGGATTGAATCCTAAATCCGACCTCAAGATATTGATGTTGGGAAGTAAGGGACTACCAGCCTTAAGGAAAGGCGAGGTTGATGCTTGGGGAGGGTCTGCCGTGAAGTGTGAAAAATTTCTCCAGGATGAAGGTTTGTCTGAGAATACATTGCCAATAATAGCAAAAGGGCCGCTTCTACCCGACGATCTATTTGTTGTCAATAGCAAGTTAAATTATGACTTGGTTGCAGAAATTAGCGATCGGATGGTTAAAAATAAAGACAAGTTGCTGCAAAGTCTTTTGTCGGTTGCGGAGGGGAAATATAAAGGTTCTAAATTAGTTCCGGCAAATGATTCTGATTACAACATGGTTCGTGAAGTTTACAAAACGATCGGACAGGGGAATTTTATCCAGTAG